In one Diabrotica virgifera virgifera chromosome 5, PGI_DIABVI_V3a genomic region, the following are encoded:
- the LOC126884988 gene encoding myrosinase 1-like — MVRALHILATLLALQVSYGDPQPGYPVHPHFPPEDCEPYPVHYPHPVPEPACEIPVIPSPHYPHGILEPACEIPVIPSPHYPHIILEPVCEIPVLPVVVGPILDYDDCDYPYPGYPHGPINPGPLPPHLPLPHLPIPEPCGGLPDWLVAWPNEWPRYFPCGWPDDWPCDFPLGLPNNWPIDFPHGLPHDWPNHFPHGWLPDNLPHGYPNAWPCDWPENWRDYWPDCWPNYWSDCELPIPLPHGHGYPHGPYPGPGPYPGPGPLGPYPGPGPLPLPHNLPYPHPSLPIESCDVIPYSHGSPHGLPYGLPQGWPNEWPRHFPNGWPDNWPCGYPLEFVPEYPQNFPHGLPHDWPNNFPHGWPLPHGYPNDWPCEWPDNWQEYWPDCWPNYWDGCDYPYPAGSVPAVPPPPESCDVFPKGFSFGVSSGAYHIEGAWDQDCKSENIWDRWLHTCPSVVIDGSNGDISADAYNHIKGDIELLNNLTVRHYVFSISWSRVIYDGCGEVNPYGIEHYRTLIKLLKLNHIEPIVVLYNGDLPQALQDQGGFLCPSFVEWYTEYARVCFECFGDDVKYWITFHKPTVVCKDGYGQGTYPPGINDGPGNYEYICGHNLLKAHAAAYHLYDDYYRPCQNGKISITLSSDWYEPQSCCDTDLCASETKLQFQIGWFAHPIYLGDYPEVMIERIRLTCDYNGYYNARLPVFSHAEIEYIKGTHDFFALAYESAFYVTPACDNYWGNICYESDVGVQLISCEGDLVTAGIRSLLGWISRNYYNPSVFITGNGYATCSRDCYDCDRIEHIKAILRSVRLSMIEDYTRVYGYTYYSYIDGFEWSLIDGRLAGYTRKYGLYDVEFDCPQKTRTARSSVAYYQHLASTGCIDNPCPTPYCYDYNYDYYHY; from the exons ttatGGAGATCCCCAACCTGGATATCCCGTTCATCCTCATTTCCCACCTGAAGATTGTGAACCTTATCCGGTACACTATCCTCATCCAGTACCTGAACCAGCATGTGAAATTCCTGTAATACCATCACCACACTACCCTCATGGAATACTTGAACCAGCCTGTGAAATTCCTGTAATACCATCACCACACTACCCTCATATAATACTCGAACCAGTATGTGAAATTCCTGTATTACCAGTAGTTGTCGGACCAATCTTGGACTATGATGATTGTGACTATCCGTATCCTGGATATCCTCATGGCCCCATAAATCCTGGTCCACTACCACCACATCTACCACTTCCTCATCTTCCAATTCCTGAACCATGTGGTGGTCTACCAGACTGGCTAGTTGCCTGGCCAAATGAATGGCCGCGTTATTTCCCATGTGGTTGGCCAGATGATTGGCCTTGCGATTTTCCCCTTGGTTTGCCCAATAACTGGCCTATTGATTTTCCACACGGATTACCACATGACTGGCCTAATCACTTCCCACATGGTTGGCTACCAGATAATTTACCACATGGATATCCCAATGCTTGGCCCTGTGACTGGCCTGAAAACTGGAGGGATTACTGGCCTGATTGCTGGCCTAATTACTGGAGTGATTGTGAACTTCCAATACCATTACCACATGGACATGGATATCCACACGGACCATACCCAGGACCAGGACCATATCCAGGCCCAGGTCCCTTAGGACCATACCCAGGTCCAGGTCCCTTACCACTACCACATAATCTACCATACCCACATCCTTCTCTACCAATTGAATCATGTGATGTAATTCCATATTCACATGGTTCGCCACATGGCTTGCCTTATGGTTTACCACAAGGTTGGCCAAACGAATGGCCCAGGCATTTCCCAAATGGTTGGCCAGACAATTGGCCCTGTGGCTATCCTCTTGAATTTGTTCCCGAATATCCTCAAAATTTCCCACACGGTTTACCACATGACTGGCCCAATAATTTTCCACATGGTTGGCCTCTACCCCATGGATATCCTAACGACTGGCCCTGTGAATGGCCTGACAACTGGCAAGAATACTGGCCAGACTGCTGGCCCAACTATTGGGATGGTTGTGATTACCCTTATCCCGCTGGCTCAGTTCCTGCTGTACCTCCACCACCTGAAAGCTGTGATGTCTTTCCAAAAGGATTTTCATTTGGAGTATCTAGCGGTGCCTACCATATTGAAG gcGCCTGGGATCAGGATTGCAAAAGCGAAAATATTTGGGATCGTTGGCTTCACACTTGTCCATCCGTAGTCATTGATGGTTCAAATGGTGATATTTCTGCAGATGCATACAATCATATTAAGGGAGATATTGAACTCTTGAACAATCTAACGGTTAGGCATTACGTCTTCTCAATCTCGTGGTCTAGGGTCATATACGATGGATGTGGTGAAGTTAATCCCTACGGAATTGAACATTACCGTACACTTATTAAGCTACTGAAACTTAATCACATTGAACCAATCGTAGTTCTCTACAATGGCGACCTTCCCCAAGCTCTTCAAGATCAAGGAGGATTCCTGTGTCCATCTTTTGTTGAATGGTACACTGAATATGCAAGAGTTTGTTTCGAATGCTTTGGAGATGATGTTAAATATTGGATAACTTTCCACAAACCAACCGTTGTCTGCAAAGATGGCTATGGTCAAGGAACATATCCTCCTGGTATAAACGATGGACCTGGAAATTATGAATACATTTGCGGTCACAACCTTCTTAAAGCTCATGCTGCTGCTTACCATTTATACGATGACTACTACAGACCGTGCCAAAATG GAAAGATATCAATTACTCTTAGCTCCGATTGGTATGAACCTCAATCTTGTTGTGACACTGACTTATGTGCTTCTGAAACTAAACTTCAATTCCAA attGGTTGGTTTGCCCATCCTATTTATCTTGGAGATTATCCAGAAGTTATGATTGAAAGAATTCGGCTAACTTGTGACTACAACGGGTACTACAACGCAAGACTTCCAGTCTTTTCACACGCAGAAATCGAATACATTAAAGGAACTCATGACTTCTTCGCCCTTGCCTACGAATCAGCTTTCTATGTTACACCTGCTTGTGATAATTACTGGGGCAATATCTGTTATGAATCTGATGTGGGAGTGCAATTAATTAGCTGTGAAGGA gATCTCGTTACCGCTGGAATTAGGTCACTTCTTGGATGGATCAGCAGAAACTACTACAACCCATCTGTGTTCATTACTGGTAACGGATATGCAACATGTTCAAGGGACTGTTATGATTGTGATAGAATTGAACATATTAag GCTATCCTTAGAAGTGTTAGACTTTCAATGATTGAGGACTACACCAGAGTATACGGATACACGTACTACAGTTATATCGATGGATTTGAATGGAGCCTAATTGATGGAAGACTAGCGGGATACAC CCGTAAATATGGTTTATATGATGTGGAATTCGACTGCCCTCAGAAGACAAGGACAGCCAGATCTTCTGTAGCATACTATCAACATCTCGCTTCTACTGGATGTATCGACAACCCTTGCCCAACCCCGTATTGCTACGACTATAATTACGACTATTACCATTACTAG